Proteins found in one Canis aureus isolate CA01 chromosome 19, VMU_Caureus_v.1.0, whole genome shotgun sequence genomic segment:
- the LOC144289861 gene encoding uncharacterized protein LOC144289861 isoform X1, with protein MTTFPTSSREASMDSEQISPDQSPTPPPVHQSQINACLKPATRYKFGFRDQTPSLPPSTRLAPPLLPSPVWSAVPCADQRCGAEEVNDLSFKKQKERELGGQRMPEPLLLPGDSVCHTWLGPSLSASVGVGQTELGSQLPCLLAQDLV; from the exons ATGACCACCTTCCCTACCAGTTCCCGGGAGGCCTCCATGGACTCAGAG CAAATCTCCCCCGACCAGTCGCCCACACCTCCTCCAGTGCACCAGAGCCAAATTAATGCTTGCCTAAAGCCGGCGACACGTTACAAATTTGGATTTCGTGATCAGACACCTTCTCTGCCCCCGAGCACGCGGCTGGCGCCTCCCCTGCTGCCCAGCCCTGTCTGGAGCGCAGTGCCCTGTGCCGACCAGAGGTGTGGGGCTGAGGAGGTCAAtgatttaagctttaaaaaacaaaaag AGCGAGAGCTCGGGGGACAAAGAATGCCTGAGCCTCTCTTGCTGCCTGGTGATAGTGTGTGCCACACATGGCTTGGTCCATCACTGTCCGCATCCGTGGGAGTTGGGCAGACTGAGCTGGGGTCCCAGCTTCCGTGCCTGCTAGCTCAGGACCTTGTGTGA
- the LOC144289861 gene encoding uncharacterized protein LOC144289861 isoform X2, with the protein MTTFPTSSREASMDSEQISPDQSPTPPPVHQSQINACLKPATRYKFGFRDQTPSLPPSTRLAPPLLPSPVWSAVPCADQRCGAEEVNDLSFKKQKVAGCFLRHFLCRARARGTKNA; encoded by the exons ATGACCACCTTCCCTACCAGTTCCCGGGAGGCCTCCATGGACTCAGAG CAAATCTCCCCCGACCAGTCGCCCACACCTCCTCCAGTGCACCAGAGCCAAATTAATGCTTGCCTAAAGCCGGCGACACGTTACAAATTTGGATTTCGTGATCAGACACCTTCTCTGCCCCCGAGCACGCGGCTGGCGCCTCCCCTGCTGCCCAGCCCTGTCTGGAGCGCAGTGCCCTGTGCCGACCAGAGGTGTGGGGCTGAGGAGGTCAAtgatttaagctttaaaaaacaaaaag TTGCAGGATGCTTTCTCAGACATTTTCTCTGCAGAGCGAGAGCTCGGGGGACAAAGAATGCCTGA